The sequence GAGTGACCACTCACACTCACATAGTCATACACACACTCCCACCCACTGTGGTCACAGTCTATGTTGGTCCTTGCAACAACTGTCCTCCTCTGATCATTGAGCCTCTGAAAGGGACCCTTCCCATCCACTCAGAGCTGTTAGTCATGTGGGGACCCATCTGGTGATTTCTTCAGTccagacacagccaggcaaatCAAGCATTTCCCGTGTCTTGCCACCAAACACCCATGTGTGTCTTTTATCTATTATAAATGAGTTGAGAATATTTGTGAGGGGTTCAACTCTGCTGTCATGAAAGGAATGGTAATTATCAacccaggttactctgtccacaAACGAGAGGAGCTGACCCTAGACAGCAGGTCAGGATCCAGTGCTTGGTCATACCCTGCATTTTGTTGTCattctctttgatttcctttaatcTGAAACCATTTTTGagccttttcttttccctccataaCTTTTGACACTCTTGACACTCCTAAAGAGTACAGGTCAGTTGTTTTATAGACTCTCTCAGTTCATGTTTGTCTGATATTTTGCAATAATTAGATTCAGGCATTGCAGTTTGGCAGGAACATTACGTGAATGACATGTCCTTGGTGTACTATATCAGGAGGGACATATCCCATCCTTGGTGATGTAACTTTGATTGCTCAAAGTCGTGTCCACCAGGTTGTTCCACTAGGAAGTTATCATTTCCTCCATTTGTAATTGATCAGTAATCTGTGGGGAAATATTTTGAGGTGTAAATGTCCCATTCCTTATCAACTTTCACCTACTAGCTTTTACATTTAGTGACGATTTTTACCTGAAATTGGTGACTTTAATGAATTTTTGCTAAGATGGTTGCAAATTTTTATCTAATTCCATcatttcttctatatttattaGTAACAGTcacctttctttccttattatcaGTATGGACCTGTGGGTTCCGATTATATTCAGTGGGTTCCAATCCATTATGGTTACTGTTTTGATCCTCAAATTGTCCCTGCTTTGGCCAGCAGAAGGTCCTTCAGGCTAACTCCTGTGTCTACACTATTTTGTGAGCACTTCCTTATGTTCTGGTTATTACATgatgttccaggctcatcttgtacaaacctagaatcagccatttctccacaGGGGTTCCCCAGAGCAGGGGATGATATTGAGAATCCAATATCTGGGCAGAGGTATGCTCCTTGGAACTGCGTGTCATTGCTTTTAAGTCCTGGTAGCAAAGAGGACTAGGAAATATGTACATGTAAATAAACacatctctctctgtttctccaatTCCAATGTGTccttccattcttccccaaatctATAATTATACTCCCTTCCCCTATAGTCAGAACCTTGGTTCACATCAACCTCAAatcatttacttatttgcttaATCCCACACAAGCAGTTTCAGAATTGCTGTACCCATAACcattgttaaaaataaacttgCTAAGTAGAGTTCAAGATTTTATCAAACCTATTCAAGCTAACTTTTTTGTCTTTAGACTGAAGTTCAATGGTCAAAGCAACAATTTGAACACAGGTTCCAATATTACTTGGATTAGTTATTTATTTCCCTTCATCGTGGTGGTTATTCATTTGAAATGCAGGTACGttcatttgtttctaaatataTTCACTTTTAGGGGGCTTTCtcatctttgtttatttttatttttttcaacacaCAGACCATTAATATGGTCCTCCAAAATCCAGTCTGTCCAAATCTGTGCTCAGAAGAGTGTTCTTCTCCTAGCCCTCTCACTCCATGCTCCATGCCCACCAACCTACTGTAGTTTCTGGTTTATCCTCCCTGCATtcctttttgggaaaaaaaaaaaaagatgataaactACAAAATGTTTTCACTGTTAATTTAGTTGAACGATTTTGGAGGGAGAATGCACTCCCCAACCCACCATAGTCCCCATCCCTGCCTATTGCCTTCCCCAGGCACCTGTTCTCATCTGCTTTCCCATCTGGTCCTGCTGAGTCCTCCCTAGGCCCTACAGGCCTAACTGGGCAGTGGGAAAGCCAatgccctctccttcctctgaacCAGGACCTCAGATTCACCGCCTAGAGGCAAATACCCACATCAAAGTTGTGATCAGGTACGGGAAGTAGTGACTGTGTGGACAGAGCATAGGAAGCAGGTGACCCAGATTCCAGGTACAACTCAGCTGGGTAATCTAGAACACATGCCTTCCCTCTCTGAGCACCAATCTCATCCAAATAACAGAGAACTGGACCAGGGCCCTTCAAATTCCAGCAGCAGGTGAGCTAAACCCAGAGATCCATGCCCTGTTGTCTGCCACTCTGATCCGTGCCGGTGTGGACTGTGTGCCTGTGAGGCACAGACACAAGCAAGACACAGATAAGGTCCCTGCTACCAAGGGGCTTGCATTCTAGTAAAACAGGCTCTAAGCAGCATTTGCGTAGATATGAAATACAATTTCAAGTAGGAAAAGGgccagtaagaaaaataaaacagggttaAAGAAGTAGTGATGGGAAAGTGGAACAATTTTAGGAAGGATGGTCACTGAAGGCAGAGACCTGAATTAGGTGAGAGGGCGAGTCATTAAGAGATCTGGGGGAAGGGTGTTCTGATGGAAGAAACAGCAAATGCAAACTTCCTCAAGGGGAAAGGAGTCTGACATGTGGGACCAGCACAAAGACTGCATGGCTGGAAGTATGGGAGGCAAGGAGGAGGCGGGTGAGATCAGAAAGGTGAGGAGAAGGCAATCTCAGCACAGAGGGGCTGAGTCTATTTTGATGATGGGACGCTCTTGGAGAGATGAGTGCAGGATCGTGACCTGATCCGATTTGTCTTTAGAGAGATCCACTTTGGCCAGCTGCATACAGAGTGGATCTATGTTGTCAAGATCCAATCAACAAAACACAAATCACTCTATGTATTCCAGACAAGAGGAATTTGATACAAAGAAGGAGCTGGACTATCAGAGGGGCTGGTGAGTCAATCCCGGGATTAGCAATAGCAGGAAGTTGCTACCATTCTTAGGTTGGAAGGATAATGGAATTCCAATGCCCAAGACTGGGCACCCCCAGCAGGTGCCAGAACCCCAGAGGGGGCTGCCTGAAGGAAGCCAGGACTATGGAGGGAGATGAAGTCTTCCACAGAGGCGGATCTAGAGGTAGATCCAGGCTGAGCATGAGAGGAAAAGTACCCTGGCTTCTTCCCTCCTGCCACCCTCCAGTTCTGCTGGTAGCTCCCACTGGCTGAATATACCCCAAAACcaactgacagaggagcctgggaaatcAGTTTCTTGGCAGGCAGAGCAGTGCTGGGGAATTCGGGAGTGGATCTAAGGGCAAACAGACAAATGACCACCATGAGGTGCAGGAACGAAGATCAGGAGATGGGTGAGGAAGATGCTGCAGTGGTCCAGGTGAGGGGTGGCAGTGCCTGGGAACATAATGGTGGTGAGACATGGCTGAATTTACACAGGTTGATCGTTTGGATGTAGGGTGAGTGGGAAAGGGAGGTGTCAATGGAAACTTCTGAGATGGCATTTACTAAGAAGGGGAGGATTCTGTGGAGAAAGTTGGGGTCGGGGGTCATGAGTCAGGTCCTGTGTTGAGGTATAGAGCTTTTGAGATGCCCAGTAGCTTCTGTACTGGGAGTGATGTTGAAGAGGCACCTGGGTATCCAGACTGGGGTTCACAGAGAGGAAGGAGCTTCAGACACAAATGCAAGCTATCAGGGTATAGATGGGGTTTTGCCATGGGACTGGGCGACATGACCCCATTGGAGTCACACATCTTTCCCTGAGCCAATACCTTTTTCGGGGGGTGCCATACCATGGCTAAGGCTGGGTTTTTGTGCCTGGAGTATGATATGAAAGGTTAGGATCTGAACCAAACCACGTGTCCTGAGAGTGGGGAAGGTAGCTTCCTAAAGAAAACTCTGGGTATTCTTAGCAGAAGCAAACTCATTTGCTAACAGCAAAAACAACCCAAAATAGCCTTTAGTTGCCTATAAGGCTTCCTCTCATTAATTCCACAGTGGCTTGGAGCACCTATTCTGTGCCAAGCTAATACCAGCTGAGcaacctactatgtgccaagtccTCTGCTTCCCCCATCACTTTACCTAGAGAACTAACCCTCCTGAGGACCAGAGGGTACTTAGCGGTCTCCCAGCTCCAGCTCTTGTGTCCCTGATACCTCAGTTTCCCCTCAGTACCAAGGTTGAATGATCCAGTTACCCTCATTGAGGGGGATGGCACAAGAGAGCAGATTTTCTGCCTGGAAAAGGCAGAATAGGACCTGGCTGACTCCAAAGCCTACACTCTAACGTCCTCAGTCTGCACTCCAGCCTATGGCTGCTCTGGGCCCCCCTCCCCAGGCACCCCCAGCATTTCCACAGCacagcctccagcctccagctGGCAGCTGCTAGGACCCAGGGGGCCGGTGCCAGGCCCTGCCCCTCCCTTGCCAGCTCTGTGTGTCTCCAAAGGGCAGCATCAGAGTGACAGCCGGTACCATCTCCAGCAGGGGCTGAGTCGCTGGTGTGGAGGAGAGAGCCACAGTCCCCGGCTTGCACCCTTCCATGGGGCCAGCCAAACCCCCAGAAGGATGGCAGCCAGGGCGTCTGAGCCAGCGCCTGGGCAGCCTGTGAGGTGAGAGGCCAGAGGAGCAAGGGATGGGTGGTGGGTGAAGGGAATGAGGGtactggggggcggggaggggaaagctccatctctctctctctctctgcctcccagcaCAGGGCGAAGCCTGAGCACTCGAATGGCCAACGCCACAGGGCTGAGCGCCCCAGAAGTCGCAGCCTCGATGGGATTGATCCTGGCGGCTCTCGTGGAGGCGGCGGCACTGCTGGGCAACGGCGCGCTGCTGGTGGTGGTGTTGCGCACGCCGGGACTGCGCGACGCCCTCTACCTCGTGCACCTGTGCGTCGTGGACCTGCTGGCGGCCGCCTCCATCATGCCGCTGGGCCTGCTGGCCGCTCCGCCGCCGGGGCTGGGCCGCGTGCGCCTGGGCCCCGCACCCTGCCGCGCGGCGCGCTTCCTCTCGGCGGCGCTGCTGCCCGCCTGCACGCTCGGCGTGGCGGCGCTCGGCCTGGCGCGCTACCGCCTCATAGTTCATCCGCTGCGGCCCGGCGCGCGGCCTCCGCCCACCCTAGTGCTCGCGGCCGTGTGGGCGGCGGCCGGGCTGCTGGGCGCGCTCTCTTTGCTCGGGCCGCCGCCCGCACCGCCCCCGGCCCCGGCTCGCTGCTCGGTCCTGGCCGGGGGCCTCGGGCCCTTCCGGCCGCTCTGGGCGCTGCTGGCCTTCGCGCTGCCCGCCCTCCTGCTGCTCGGCGCCTACGGCAGCATCTTCCTCGTGGCGCGCCGGGCCGCCCTGCGGCCCCCACGGCCCGCACGCGGGTCCCGGCCGCGCTCCGACTCTCTGGACAGTCGCCTCTCCATCTTGCCGCCCCTCCGGCCTCGCCCGCGCTGGGGCAAAGCAGCCCTGGCTCCGGCGCTGGCCGTGGGCCAGTTCGCAGCCTGCTGGCTGCCTTATGGCTGTGCGTGCTTGGCGCCTGCTGCCCAGGCCGCAGCGGCCGAGGCCGCCGTCACCTGGATAGCCTACTCGGCCTTCGCGGCTCACCCCTTCTTGTACGGCCTGCTGCAGCGCCCTGTACGCCGGACGCTGGGCCGCCTTGCCCGCCGAGCGCTGCCGCGGTCCCCGAGAGCCTGCACTTCGCGGGCCTGGCACCCGCGGGCCCTCCTGCAGCGCCTCCAGAGACCTCCAGAGGGCCCTGCCCTTGGCGCTTCGGAGGCACCTGAACAAGGCCGGGACTTGACAGGAAGGGAGAGCCTGAGCATGTCAGAGGCCACGTGAGAGATGTCTCCCAGGTGAGCCGGGACTGGAGAGAGCAGGGTGGTACCGGGAAGGGCCCGTCCAGCCTCCAGCACAGCTTGTGGCAGGTGCCCTGCCTGGACTTCTGACCCTGGAATGGGAGAAAGGGGGCCTGTAGCCTGGTGAGGCCCAGATTCTTCTGGGAGGAATCCTGAGTTCCGGGCCCAACTCTGCATGGCTGTGTACACACACCTgcccttccctgggcctcagttttcccatctgtaccCCGGACTGTGTCTAAGGGCTCCTCCAGCTTGAGTGATCTGGACACTCACAGATGGTCCCCAGGCCAGGGAAGAAGCGGAGGTGGGCAGGATCACAGAGAAGACGCCCTAAGGGCTCACAGCCAGAGGGGGTGGGCCAAGCAGGGCTGGCCTGGGTTACAGCCACAGCAGGAAGAACCAGTGGAGGGACATTCGGAAAGACCTCTGCGACATGTGCACCAAGAAGAGGCTGGACAGAACTACTGAGACTCCTCCATCAGCTTCTAAAaatgcccagaaaaaaaaaaaaaaaaaaaaactggatcaTTTTGGTGCCAGAGACAGGAGGCTGGACAACATGACCCTCAAAGAGCCAGAATTGGCATGTGGAAAGGGGCTGAAGCCCAGCTGGGGCTGATGGAGTCATATAGATGGGGGTCCTCTGGGACCTCGGCTGCACCCATTTTCTGTAGGTTTTGCCAACACCCACAATGTTTCACAGCTTCCTGGTCTCTgagaatatttattcaaaaacaGGAATTGAAAAAACTGTACAGAGTATCTGCTGCTGAGAACTCGGCCCCTGCCCCCATGCCACTCCCCCAGCTGCCTGGCAGTGCCCCCTCTTCGGGCTGCCCTCTGCCAAGCCCAGCCAGTCCGTTCCAGTCAAAAGGGTATCAGTGGAAGCAGCAGGAAtctgcagggaggtggggagagaagcAAGGCCCCCAGCCACCCCCAGGCCTCCTCCCGGATCCCCACACGGGGGACAGTGGAAGGGAAGCCCTGAGGGATGGGGAGTGCATGAGTGACCCCCCCCAAAGTGGGGGCACTTAGGATGCTCCCTGCATCCAAGCACAGAGCTAGAGGGGGTCAAGCCCCCTATCCTGGGGCTGCCACAGCTCCCAAAACCCTGGGCCGGAAACCACCCCCTGAGAGCAGGAGCTCCCACAGaccggggcagggtggggggtgcaTCCATGCGTCTGGGCATTAGCGGCGTTTGGGGCCCCCTCCCGGGGTGGAGTCCTTGGGCAGGTAGCAGAGGCAGCCCCCTGCCGGCGGTCCTGCCTGCCCCCACACCTGTGCCTCAGCCAGCCTCAGTAGGGGGAGAATTTCTGCCGCTCAGCTTTCTTGCTCCCATTGGCCGCTGCCATCTTGGCAGTGTAGGCCGCCAAGCCCGGCGGTGGCCCTGGGGAGGCAGGTGGTAGAGCCAAGAAGGGTACGGGCTTGAGGCCGATGAAGTTGGAGAGGGAGATGGCATAGGGCGTGCCCAGCAGGCCTGGGGGAGCGGTGGGCAGGGCCGTCAGGGGTGGCGAGAAAGGGGCAGGCAGGTCTGTGGGGGCCGAGCCGGGTGTCCCCCCAGAGGTAGACTTGGCCGTTTCTAGACTGGAAAGAGGGATAGAGGGGGTAGATGAAGGGAAGGTGGGGGGGGAGGTGAGAAAGGGGGCAATGAGGGCAAATATAAGGGATGAGATTAGATGAAAAACAGGAATTGAGAACAATGACATGGGTGGGCGTGTTTGGGGAAAAGATGGGACAGGTCGGAAGGGTGGGATCGGGATACAAGCAGATAAGGACAAGGACAAGCAGATCCAGCATAGGGTAaggggggaaatggggagactGGAGTCCCAGGGAGGAGAGACAGGGATGGACTGAGGACAGGCCTGGGAGAAGGGAGGTCCGCTCTCTCCACCCGTCCGGTGCCTTTCTCAGGCACAGAAGCCCCATGACCTGTGACACCCCCCCATCCCACACTCACCAGGCAGTGATGAGGTACTGGGCCAGGGCGATGGAGACGGGTGAACCAGTGATGGTCACGTGCCGCTCACCAGCGCCCTCGGCTTGGTTCCCGATCTTGATATGTGCCCCTGACATCTGCCGGATCTCACTGATCTTGCTGCCCTGGCGCCCGATCACACAGCCGATCAGCTGGGGAGAGGGTGGAATTCGACCCTAGGTGAGGCCCAGACCCccctgggcctccctcccctccccgtcAAACCACCCCATCCCATGCTCACGTCGTTGGGAACCAAGAACTCCTGTGAGCTGGTCTGTGTGCTAGGGTCCAGTCCTGCAGGTGGGGAGAAGAGGGACTGGGCATGAGTCTgggtccttcctgcctcccctcgTCCTTTCCAGAGGGAGCTGCCCGGCCCCCTGGGATCTGCCTCTGCTTCCTGGCACCCTTCGCTCACCTGGCACCATGCTGGGTGAGGCGAAGGGGACTGCGTGGCCCGAGAGCTGCTGGAGCTTGGTGACCTGTGCCAAGAAGAGGGGTCAGGAGTCAGAGGGGGCTCTGTTCCGGAAGGGGTGCCATGGGCTTTGGGCACTCACCTCAGCTGGAGTCACAGCGCCATACTGACCCTGGACAGAGAACCCCTGTGAGGACAGAGCGGGTCAAAGGGGGTCACTGTGATAGGGGAGTGTGGCCAGCCCCCCCCACCTCTCCCTGAACCCCCCattccttcctctgcctcccctgcTTCTCCAGTAACACATCCCACCCCTCCTGCTGTCCCCCTCACCTGGTTGGTGGAGAGGAGCACGGTGCCTAAGGAGAGGCTCGGATGGTACGGGATGGTGGCCCCTTTGGGTGGGGACTGGGAGGCACACATGGGGAGGCTCAGTCAGGGCCTTCCCAggcccccctgccctccccaaggGCCCTGTGTCCCCAAGGCCCTCCCCACAAGCCCCAGATAAACACAGATGTCCTTGAGCTTCTCACATCCAACCCCGCAGCCCC is a genomic window of Cervus canadensis isolate Bull #8, Minnesota chromosome 22, ASM1932006v1, whole genome shotgun sequence containing:
- the GPR62 gene encoding G-protein coupled receptor 62, with protein sequence MAARASEPAPGQPVSTGRSLSTRMANATGLSAPEVAASMGLILAALVEAAALLGNGALLVVVLRTPGLRDALYLVHLCVVDLLAAASIMPLGLLAAPPPGLGRVRLGPAPCRAARFLSAALLPACTLGVAALGLARYRLIVHPLRPGARPPPTLVLAAVWAAAGLLGALSLLGPPPAPPPAPARCSVLAGGLGPFRPLWALLAFALPALLLLGAYGSIFLVARRAALRPPRPARGSRPRSDSLDSRLSILPPLRPRPRWGKAALAPALAVGQFAACWLPYGCACLAPAAQAAAAEAAVTWIAYSAFAAHPFLYGLLQRPVRRTLGRLARRALPRSPRACTSRAWHPRALLQRLQRPPEGPALGASEAPEQGRDLTGRESLSMSEAT
- the PCBP4 gene encoding poly(rC)-binding protein 4 isoform X2; translated protein: MSGSDAGLEEEPELSITLTLRMLMHGKEVGSIIGKKGETVKRIREQSSARITISEGSCPERITTITGSTAAVFHAVSMIAFKLDEDLCAAPANGGSVSRPPVTLRLVIPASQCGSLIGKAGTKIKEIRETTGAQVQVAGDLLPNSTERAVTVSGVPDAIILCVRQICAVILESPPKGATIPYHPSLSLGTVLLSTNQGFSVQGQYGAVTPAEVTKLQQLSGHAVPFASPSMVPGLDPSTQTSSQEFLVPNDLIGCVIGRQGSKISEIRQMSGAHIKIGNQAEGAGERHVTITGSPVSIALAQYLITAWPAGHALCHLPLQLHRPQARTLLGSTTCLPRATAGLGGLHCQDGSGQWEQES
- the PCBP4 gene encoding poly(rC)-binding protein 4 isoform X1 — encoded protein: MSGSDAGLEEEPELSITLTLRMLMHGKEVGSIIGKKGETVKRIREQSSARITISEGSCPERITTITGSTAAVFHAVSMIAFKLDEDLCAAPANGGSVSRPPVTLRLVIPASQCGSLIGKAGTKIKEIRETTGAQVQVAGDLLPNSTERAVTVSGVPDAIILCVRQICAVILESPPKGATIPYHPSLSLGTVLLSTNQGFSVQGQYGAVTPAEVTKLQQLSGHAVPFASPSMVPGLDPSTQTSSQEFLVPNDLIGCVIGRQGSKISEIRQMSGAHIKIGNQAEGAGERHVTITGSPVSIALAQYLITACLETAKSTSGGTPGSAPTDLPAPFSPPLTALPTAPPGLLGTPYAISLSNFIGLKPVPFLALPPASPGPPPGLAAYTAKMAAANGSKKAERQKFSPY
- the PCBP4 gene encoding poly(rC)-binding protein 4 isoform X4, coding for MIAFKLDEDLCAAPANGGSVSRPPVTLRLVIPASQCGSLIGKAGTKIKEIRETTGAQVQVAGDLLPNSTERAVTVSGVPDAIILCVRQICAVILESPPKGATIPYHPSLSLGTVLLSTNQGFSVQGQYGAVTPAEVTKLQQLSGHAVPFASPSMVPGLDPSTQTSSQEFLVPNDLIGCVIGRQGSKISEIRQMSGAHIKIGNQAEGAGERHVTITGSPVSIALAQYLITACLETAKSTSGGTPGSAPTDLPAPFSPPLTALPTAPPGLLGTPYAISLSNFIGLKPVPFLALPPASPGPPPGLAAYTAKMAAANGSKKAERQKFSPY